One genomic window of Cheilinus undulatus linkage group 7, ASM1832078v1, whole genome shotgun sequence includes the following:
- the pigc gene encoding phosphatidylinositol N-acetylglucosaminyltransferase subunit C: protein MGPDGAPGSAVPWRKVLWERQPFPDNYVDRRFLEELRRNEGIRQYRYWAVVKEAGFVGQQLSCVAIFISLWLYMEQGLLPPETLLWSSLLCALIGYGLYQSLTSPLESGCKTRTRLADLQSAAIFLSFTFGFSPVLKTLTESVSTDTVYAMSAVMLLAHLVSFPYAHPSPPGSLSLNAALFASVCLASRLPGALHTFAMLSCALEVFALWPCLLQRLREKKPAHFTAVCVGVCVGGVGSLGSQSPGGAVLLALALGSVTLLCPLLLVRLQRHKDNIQGPWDEAEIHEDLGLLH from the exons ATGGGGCCAGACGGGGCCCCGGGGTCAGCGGTGCCCTGGAGGAAGGTTCTGTGGGAGCGCCAACCGTTCCCTGACAACTACGTGGACCGGCGTTTCCTGGAGGAGTTACGGAGGAACGAGGGGATCAGACAGTACCGATACTGGGCCGTGGTGAAGGAGGCCGGCTTTGTGGGACAGCAGCTGTCCTGTGTGGCCATTTTTATCTCGCTGTGGCTCTACATGGAGCAG GGTCTCCTGCCTCCTGAGACGCTCCTGTGGAGCAGCCTACTCTGCGCTCTGATTGGTTATGGACTCTACCAATCCCTGACGTCCCCACTGGAGTCGGGCTGTAAGACCCGAACTCGTCTGGCTGATCTTCAGAGCGCCGCCATCTTTCTCTCCTTCACATTTGGCTTCTCTCCGGTTCTGAAGACGCTCACAGAGTCGGTGAGCACGGACACCGTGTACGCCATGTCTGCCGTGATGCTGCTCGCCCACCTGGTGTCCTTCCCCTATGCCCACCCCTCCCCCCCTGGCAGCCTGTCCCTGAACGCTGCCCTGTTCGCCTCGGTGTGTTTGGCCTCCAGGTTACCGGGAGCGTTGCATACCTTCGCCATGCTGAGCTGTGCCCTGGAGGTTTTTGCTCTTTGGCCATGTCTGCTGCAGAGACTTCGAGAGAAAAAACCCGCTCACTTCACAGCTGTCTGTGTGGGCGTCTGTGTCGGAGGGGTGGGCAGTCTGGGCTCTCAGTCACCAGGGGGCGCTGTGCTCTTAGCCTTGGCCTTAGGGAGTGTGACTCTGCTCTGCCCCCTGCTGTTAGTGCGTCTGCAAAGACACAAAGACAACATTCAGGGTCCATGGGACGAGGCCGAGATCCATGAGGACCTCGGTCTGCTGCACTGA